The genomic region CgccagggcctgggtctggaTCAAGGCCCCGCAGTCACTCACTGAGCGACACCTTGCACAggaacctctctgagccagtGGTCCCCACTTGCAAAATGCAGATGGTAATGCCCGCCTCCGGGGAGGGTCACGTTGCTTCCAGGACCTGCCGTGGCCTAGCGCCTGGCACAGGAGTGTGCGCAGTGCTCATCTCTCCCTCTGAGAGGCGGGTAACCCCCCAacctgccgcttcctttccagaGAGGCCCAGAGGGAATGAAGCGCTCCACTCATAACTGCCATGTGCCCTCGTCCCGTGTATTTGTGGTGGGATATCAGACGCGTCGTACCAGGGGTCCCAGCCGGAGGTGTCCTGCAATGCAGGGGAGGGTGAGTACGGAGGGGGGAGTGTCTGGGACCATCTCAGATGGAGCAGGGGTGCAGTGGGAGACAGGACGCTCTGAAAGGCTGGCTTCCTAGGTGCTGAGGAGTGGGCCTGCCCAGATGCCACCTTTGGGAAATACTTGTTGCGTGCCCTTCCATTGGCCGTAGGAGAGCCTTCAGCGTGGGCATTAGCCTCCCTGCTGTGCACATGGAGACACCGAGCCGGGGCCAGGGCACCTGCGGGGAGGGAGCGGTCAGATCCAGACCAGGCTCCCAGGGGACCCTTTCAGCAGCAGGGCTCCTAGGACATGGGCTGCGTCCGCGCTGCACTGGGCTTTGGGCTGTATTGTTCTGTTTCTCATCCGTCTGCCAGCAATACTGGGAGTTCCTCTCTCAAAAATGTGGAAGACCAAGTTCCTCATAAAAGGTTCTTTAAAACCTGAGGTTCCTCCTTCAAACCTCAGAAGAGTGCATCATGGCATTTTCTCCTTTAGGGGGACTCGGTCCTCCCATCCCTGCTGctagagcgagcgagagagagagagagagagagagagagagagagagagaccctgcCCTCATTCCCCACGCGCATGGACTCACAGAGAGGCACCGGCCAGGCCCTGGTCTTGTGTGCTGCGCGGCCTCTGACCACAGGAGAATGGTGTTTGCGGATCACAGCAGCCGGGTCAATATTTGTCCGGCCAGTTCCTGGAACCGGGGTGAAGACCATGCACAGCAAACAGGAAGGGACCTCTTTTTCCAAGTATCCATCCCGCCCGCCGGGCCCGGCTGCAAACAGAGTGTGACCTGGACCCGTTGGGTTGGCGGATTCTGACACGGGTGCTGACAGCTGGCCCGGGGTGCTGAAGGCAGGGGTCGGGGGAGGTTGCTGTCCATCCTTTGCAGGTGCTGTGTGCTCCGGGCAGCGGTCTTTAAGCAGCGCCCTCGCCTAGGAATGCGAGTTGCTAACTCAGCCTGCCCGTCAGCATGCATAGCACGTGTGACTCGGTCCATCCTGCCgtgcaccttaaacttacacgGTGATGCGGGCGAGTGTTTCCCAGTAAAACTGGAGAAAAggaatgtgagagaggcacagtCGTCCCTACTTTacagaagggaaactgaggctcagtgaacTTATTAACTGAATGCCGTAACCTGGGTGCTGGGGCCACTCAGAGACGGTCTGCCTCCCCAGCCAAAGCCCTCACCTCTGACCACTCAGTGCTTCCCTAAGACTTCAAATACACAGAGTCCGTGCGCAGAGAAAAGCCTGGGAGGGAATTCAGAAAACAGAGCAagtgtcctcccctcccctcccctcccctcccctctcctctcccaagaGCCCCATAAAGTGGATCATGGACCCGCTCACCGCGTGTCCCCCAGTTCTAGAGCCGAGCCTAGAACCAGATGAATATTTGTTTACGAGTGAATCTTTAGGTGACGGAATGGAGGTGACTTTTATGTTCTTCTTTGTATACTTTTGCATTCTCCTAATGTCTCACGAAGAGCATGTATCTTCTTTATAATGAAAACACATCACGGTGAAGAAGAGGTGTTTAATCACAGCCATGAAGCAAGAGGAAAGCTGGTTGGGCTGGCACAGCGGTTCCCACGGAGAGGCCCTTGGGAGACTAAGGCTCCTCCCTCCCGGCTGCGTCTGAGCTGCAGGCTGCATGCGCTCTGGCCTGACTGATGTGTGAGGCACAGCAAAGCCCAGGTGGGAGCCCTGGACGCTCAAGGTCACACCCAAGGACATCTGGGCCAGGCCCCGCGGGGGTCTACACCTGCCAACGTGTGAGACCCCACCCGTGGGTCCATACAGCGCTGTGAGCCACGCGGTTTGTTATTTCCTGTGCGTTGTTATCGTGTCGTCCGAGAAAGGCCTTTCCCTGCCGGGAACTGGGTGGGATCTCGCACTTTCCCCAGGAAGAGCGTGGTCTGCGAGGCTCTGCTGAGGATCAGCATCAGGAAGGGCCTGTTGAAGCAGATGGTGCGAGAGGAGCCGTCCTTGGAGCGGGCCGTGAGCTGGGTGGCCGTGGCCGCCGCGGCCTTGGTGCCCTCCTCGCTGACGTCCACCACCGCCTGGTGGGTGACCTGCCGAGGGAAAAACAGACACCGACATGGTTTAAAAATACCCGAGCTTTGAGGTTTTGCCTGGGAATGGGGACACCTCTGCACCGCCCCctgtccccgccgccccccccagAGGCCAAATGCCTGGCCTGAGGTTTGCCGCTGAGCAGTTGGCTCTCAGGCATGGAGTTGTCTGGTTACCAATACAGCCCAGAAAGACCTAGGTTTGAGTCCCAGTTCCGCCACCATGGCTGCAAGTTATTTAGAGGTCGTGTGCTTCACTTCCCAAATCGATGAAAGGACGGTAATAATCGCATGCATCCCACGGGGTTGTTCGACGAATTGAAGGAGATCTAGGAAGTGTGCATACCAGACTGGTTGCCGCAGCCGTGGCGTGGGAGACGGCGGTCAGGTATTGCTGCCTATCGCACCTCTACTTGCTCTTGTAGACAAGAGATCCTTAAGCTGGGCTCATGCACTGCTCAGCCTCAGGGTCCTGTGACCTCCAGCTGTCACAATCATTGTTTTCATATGTGCACATGGGTTCTTAGTGCTCATcgtattttttatcctcactcaaggacatgtttattgattttagagagagaggaggggaggggagagagagactgactgaTTACCTCCCAAGTACcccctgaccgggagttgaacccacaacctaggtatatgccctgtacaggaaccaaacccacaaacgttttggtgtatgggacgacactccaacccaTTGAACCACCCGGCCTGAGCTGCCCATCATATCCTGTGGAGTCTGTACTCCTTCCCTGGACACCAGTGACAAAGGTCCCGTTCAGTGGCCCAGGGCCACTCCTGAGCATTGTGATCTGTTAGGAAAATAAATTGTAGGTGAGGGATCAGAAACCCATGCAGACAGGCGTGAGGTAACCCAGTGGGACGAGAAGCGTGGGCTCCACGGGGAATCCTCCACCTAAAAGGGTGCTCacggcccagccccagccagtgGCCATCGTGTGTAGAGGTTTGGCCTGACTACTTGGGAATTGGGATCAATGATTTGTTTCAAGAGAACCAGAAATCTAAATGTTTAGGTCCAATATCCTACACTCTGGAAGTCAGCTCCCTCTCttcctacttttctttctttcttgatttacATCACAGGGTACCAATGCCCATGGGCAGCCACGTTAGGGCCCCCGTGTGAGggcctgggctccagggaggTGGGGTCGAATGCCAGGGCGCACCAGCTCGTCTGCAGCAGGTGTGGGCGGTGCCCGGTTCTCAGGGAACTGCCGTTGAACCCTAGGAACACTTGTCTGACGAGGGCTaacggtgtgtgtgggggggtgatggCCACGGagcagcaggcctggctgccATGCCACGCGGCCCTGTCTCTGCCACAGAGAAGTCTCTTCGCCTCCTGGCGACTCTGCTTCCGGCTCAGGGAGGTGAGCGTGCTCGAGCAGTCGGTCTCCAGGGGCCCTTCCCACTCAGGCTTTGATGCGAATATTCTCATTGACCAACTCACCTTGGAAactttcaggaagcctttcctggTGATTCCAGAAAAATCGGCATTTTTGTCAAAGGCGTCCCGGATGCCCATCTTCGGGAGCACGGTCTCCAGGTCATAGGAGGTGGAAGTGGAAAACTTAGGGAGGAACACCTCTAtccacctgggaggagggagaggaaggtgaggGCACAGCCTGGGTCCCAGCTGTTTCCAGCTGGCGTTTGCGGAGACTCTGCTCCCGCGAGGCCCTGCTGGTTGCTGCTGAAGGGCCAACACGTGCCAGTCAGCCGACCAGGCTGCGCCGGAGGTGAGCCTCCGGGACGAGCACGCCCATCATATCCTGAGGAGGACAGAGATGGAAAACAGGCCCCCAATGAGGGAGGGGCGGAGCAGAGCAGGGGCCTCAACCAGGGGCCTGTGGCAGAGGCCAGGCAGTGGCGGCAGGGAGCCTGCCTCCCCAGGCCAGAGGCCACCCGCCAGCCCTTCTTGAGACAAACCCTGCTGACCTGCGTGGGCAGCCAAGTCCAATAGAACTTGCTGCAAAGTTGGAAATAGTCTCTGTCTGTGGTGTCCAGGATggcagccaccagccacatgtggcgaTGGAGCAATTAAAATGCAACTAGTGCCAAGAAGAAActacatttttaagtttattttaattaacttaaatttAATAACCCCAcgtggctgctggctgctctgTTAGACAACACAGCCCTGGATCTGGCGCTTCCATGTTCCCCTCGGGAATAGTTTCCCTGAACCGAGAGTGAACAGccgtatttattgagcatttactatgtgccaggcattgtctcAGGCACATTCATGAACATTCTCTCCATGTTAGTGGTGGGAAAGCTTAATTTTAGTGCTTTGCCCAGTCATGTGCTTACCAAGGCACAGAAATGGAAGCACAGAAGTGTGGGTGCACTCATTGATGGGCTCCTTGTGACATCGAGCGCAGTGGACAGCTCTCGCTTCCCTGCCTGGTGTCTTGCGCTGTGGCGTGGCCATCTTCATCTTCTCTCTGCCCTGTCTCTTTacagacaccccacccccacccccacccccagcccccacgcTGGCTCCTCTGCCTCCATCCAGCCCTGGCTGCAAGCTAAGAACAGAAGAAACCTGAGAAACATTCTGCAGTGTCTCTGGAGCCCCGACTTTACATCTTCCCTAGTGCTGTTTCCTTTTCCAAATAGGCCTTTTCCAAGCCTCTATGAGCTACCCATGCCTTCATGCTCTATCATACCTGTGGCTCAAATGTACCACCTCCTTGAAGGCTCCCATCAGTCCCAGCTGAAAGTCACTTCGCTTTGCTCAGAAGCTGCTCAGCACTCTGCCTGCTCCCATCCCTGGGCATTGGCCTTTGTCTTTTCTGAACTATGTTATCCCTGATCctgtcttttctctcctcctaggccagtggtcagcaaactcattagtcaacagagccaaatatcaacagtacaacgattgaaatttcttttgagagccaaattttttaaacttaaacttcttctaacgccacttcttcaaaatagactcgcccaggccgtggtattttgtggaagagccacactcaaggggccaaagagctgcatgtggctcgcgagccgcggtttgccgaccactgtcctagacggTGCCCACAATGCCAGGACAATATTGCTAAGAGATCAGACGTAAGACTTCTTTTTATCTTATGGTTGACATCCCTTGGATACTCCCCATAATAATCACAGAACTAATAGTAATGTTATCATTAGCTAACACTTACTGGACACTTACTATCTCCCTGGCATTCTTCTCAGCCCTTTATAAACAGGAACTTGTTTTATCTTTTCAGCTTCCTCTGAGTTCAGTGATATTATTAGCCTCATTTTGTAGGTGAGCACAGTGCTGTGTTTGTCTGTCTGTGGAATCTCGCCCTGGCATGAAACATCCTAGTGGCGGAGGGAGTAAGCTCAGCTAGCACAGAATGGCTACAGTGACAGAATAGTCCCCAGAGGCATGGAGCGTCATGGCCTTGGGTAATTCACTTCCCCTCCGGGAGCCTCTGTGTCCTTGCCTGTGAGTGGGGCTGACAGCGCCCCTCATCCGCCAGGTGACTGTGAAGTTCAAGTGAGAACTCATGCACAGCACCGAGCGCCCTGCCTGCGGGCAGGTGGTGCTCACTTTGCAGGAGAGATGCTCGCACAGCTGCATCGCGGTCTCTCCTCATCCTTGGACGTTCACCATCACCTGCCTCGGGCCCCAGCAAATTGACACAGGTGCCCACCTCTTCTTGAGTAAGTGGCTCCACTTGGTCAGGGTCCTGGAGGACAAGGCCTGCTCCAGCTGCCGCATcctgcccgggctggggaggacgAAGAGGGCCGCGGTGTCTCCTCGGTAGTCCATCTGCAGCACAGAGCAGTTCAGCTCCGGATCCACCCCAAAAGCAAATTGCTCCACCTGGTGCATCATGGGGACCTTCACCGTGGTCTTGCCCACCACAAACGGGTACATTTTACTCGTATACGTAGGGTTAAAGGGCTTCTCCCACTTGGCtgcacagagagaaggaaagtgcTGAGTCAC from Eptesicus fuscus isolate TK198812 chromosome 5, DD_ASM_mEF_20220401, whole genome shotgun sequence harbors:
- the LOC103302521 gene encoding serpin A9, whose protein sequence is MASSFYQVFLVISLWAPMYCVSPPSPPSKGAPRPPSARSTPASQVAASNTDFAFRLYRRLGLKAPSENIFFSPVSVSASLAMLSLGARSATKSQLLQSLGFNLTRMPESAVQQGFQHLVHALGAPSADLDLSMGSVLFIRKELQLQTSFLDSVQRLYGSEVSSTDFSNSSTARERINSYVEKETKGKVVDLIQDLEPQTAMVLVNYIFFDAKWEKPFNPTYTSKMYPFVVGKTTVKVPMMHQVEQFAFGVDPELNCSVLQMDYRGDTAALFVLPSPGRMRQLEQALSSRTLTKWSHLLKKRWIEVFLPKFSTSTSYDLETVLPKMGIRDAFDKNADFSGITRKGFLKVSKVTHQAVVDVSEEGTKAAAATATQLTARSKDGSSRTICFNRPFLMLILSRASQTTLFLGKVRDPTQFPAGKGLSRTTR